The following proteins are encoded in a genomic region of Nonomuraea muscovyensis:
- a CDS encoding class I SAM-dependent methyltransferase — protein sequence MSGRANSRTDQQASLPRPIFARLYPRMSRAMNDGGMTEQRQALVTGLSGQVIEVGAGDGTTFAHYPPEVSRVVAVEPEPRLRALAEAAAAHAPVPIEVTAGVAEHLPAVGQSVDAVVFAMVLCSIPDQASALGEAGRVLKPGGQVRFLEHVRADSSGLVRVQRLLDATVWPRLLGGCRTGRDTVAAIERAGFDVVEIERFLFPQALTPFSFHVRGTARRP from the coding sequence ATGAGCGGCAGAGCAAATAGCAGGACCGACCAGCAGGCGAGCCTGCCCCGTCCGATCTTCGCCCGGCTGTATCCGCGGATGAGCCGGGCCATGAACGACGGCGGCATGACCGAGCAGCGCCAAGCGCTGGTGACCGGATTGAGCGGTCAGGTGATCGAGGTCGGTGCCGGTGACGGCACCACCTTCGCTCACTACCCGCCCGAAGTGAGCCGGGTGGTCGCGGTGGAGCCAGAACCACGGCTGCGCGCCCTGGCCGAAGCGGCCGCCGCCCATGCTCCGGTCCCGATCGAGGTGACGGCCGGGGTGGCCGAACATCTGCCCGCCGTCGGCCAGAGCGTCGATGCGGTGGTGTTCGCCATGGTGTTGTGCTCGATCCCGGACCAGGCGTCCGCACTGGGCGAGGCCGGGCGGGTGCTCAAGCCCGGTGGGCAGGTGCGGTTCCTGGAGCACGTACGGGCCGACAGCTCTGGGCTGGTGCGGGTGCAGCGGCTGCTGGACGCGACCGTGTGGCCTCGGCTGCTGGGCGGGTGCCGCACCGGCCGCGACACCGTCGCGGCGATCGAGCGGGCCGGGTTCGACGTCGTCGAGATCGAGCGGTTCCTGTTCCCGCAGGCGCTTACCCCGTTCTCCTTCCACGTCCGCGGGACCGCCCGCCGCCCCTAG
- a CDS encoding cytochrome P450, with translation MTVQLPFERTHPLQVAPLLRRLQREGDIHRIRTAVGHEAWLVTGYEQVKALLADGRLGRSHPEPDKAARTGESAIFGGPLGNYDTEAADSARVRTLLQPQFSPKRMRAFRPRVEELTARLLDDLAAQGSPADLHTALALPLPILVICELLGVPYAEREQFRAWSEAAGDIRDRARSEAGLGELFSYGRRLVARKRERPGDDFISRMCAVGGIGDDEIAMMSMFMLFAGHETTVVAIGMGALCLLTNPGQQQALVDNPELVTSAVEEMLRAPGKGGGGVPRYARTDLDIAGVRVAAGELVLLDNGAANHDAGIFPDPDRFDVTRRAAPHLSFGHGGHYCIGAPLARIELQAVFAQLLARFPAIRLAVPVEELRVRSDVLTGGLLALPVEW, from the coding sequence GTGACCGTGCAGCTCCCGTTCGAACGCACCCACCCGCTCCAGGTCGCGCCGCTGCTGCGCCGGCTTCAGCGCGAGGGCGACATCCATCGCATCCGCACCGCGGTGGGTCACGAAGCCTGGCTCGTCACCGGCTACGAGCAGGTGAAGGCACTGCTGGCCGACGGCCGGTTGGGCCGCTCCCACCCCGAGCCGGACAAGGCCGCCCGGACCGGCGAGTCGGCGATCTTCGGCGGACCGCTGGGCAACTACGACACCGAGGCGGCCGACAGCGCCAGGGTGCGCACGCTGCTGCAGCCGCAGTTCTCTCCCAAGCGGATGCGCGCCTTCCGCCCCCGGGTGGAAGAGCTGACCGCCCGTCTCCTGGACGACCTGGCCGCCCAGGGCTCGCCCGCCGACCTGCACACCGCGCTGGCGCTGCCGCTGCCGATCCTGGTCATCTGCGAGCTGCTCGGTGTGCCGTACGCCGAGCGCGAGCAGTTTCGCGCCTGGTCCGAGGCCGCCGGCGACATCCGCGACCGGGCCCGCTCCGAGGCCGGGCTCGGCGAGCTGTTCAGCTACGGCCGGCGGCTGGTCGCCCGCAAGCGCGAGCGGCCGGGTGACGACTTCATCTCCCGCATGTGCGCCGTCGGCGGCATCGGCGACGACGAGATCGCCATGATGTCGATGTTCATGCTGTTCGCCGGACACGAGACCACCGTGGTGGCGATCGGCATGGGCGCGCTGTGTCTGCTGACCAACCCCGGCCAACAGCAGGCCCTGGTCGACAACCCTGAGCTGGTCACCTCAGCGGTGGAGGAGATGCTGCGCGCGCCGGGCAAGGGCGGCGGCGGCGTTCCCCGCTACGCCCGCACTGACCTGGACATCGCCGGCGTGCGGGTGGCGGCGGGGGAGCTGGTGCTGCTCGACAACGGAGCCGCCAACCACGACGCGGGCATCTTCCCCGACCCGGACCGGTTCGACGTCACCCGCCGGGCGGCGCCGCACCTGTCGTTCGGGCACGGCGGCCACTACTGCATCGGCGCCCCGCTGGCGCGCATCGAACTGCAGGCCGTCTTCGCCCAACTGCTGGCCCGCTTCCCGGCGATACGGCTGGCCGTGCCCGTCGAGGAGCTACGGGTGCGCTCCGACGTGCTGACCGGCGGACTGCTCGCGCTGCCGGTGGAATGGTGA
- a CDS encoding TetR/AcrR family transcriptional regulator, translated as MTAAEPTRRMPRAQRREQILNAATRAFARAGYSGTGLDDVAAEAAISHVILYRHFDSKAGLYRAVLDRACERLAAATGGDDFDDDAIPGLLRAAAADPDGFRLLFCHAAREPEFRDLIDTITAASTEIAEKNLASRIPQGPWLDWASRLIPTLTIEAVIAWLEAGQPDPEQAADRIGQIVHGAIDAAQPAPAKPADRRAERAP; from the coding sequence ATGACCGCAGCAGAGCCGACCCGGCGGATGCCCCGCGCCCAGCGACGCGAGCAGATCCTCAACGCCGCCACCCGCGCCTTCGCCCGCGCTGGATACTCCGGGACCGGCCTGGACGACGTGGCGGCCGAGGCGGCCATCAGCCACGTCATCCTGTACCGGCACTTCGACTCCAAGGCCGGCCTGTACCGGGCCGTGCTCGACCGCGCCTGCGAGCGCCTGGCCGCCGCGACCGGCGGCGACGACTTCGACGACGACGCCATCCCCGGCCTGCTACGCGCCGCCGCCGCCGACCCCGACGGCTTCCGGCTGCTGTTCTGCCACGCCGCCCGCGAGCCCGAGTTCCGCGACCTGATCGACACCATCACGGCCGCATCCACCGAGATCGCCGAAAAGAACCTCGCCAGCCGCATCCCGCAAGGCCCGTGGCTGGACTGGGCATCCCGGCTGATCCCCACCCTGACCATCGAGGCCGTCATCGCCTGGCTGGAGGCCGGACAACCCGACCCCGAACAGGCCGCCGACCGCATCGGCCAGATCGTGCACGGCGCCATCGACGCCGCTCAGCCCGCGCCGGCGAAGCCGGCAGACAGGCGAGCAGAACGCGCACCCTGA
- a CDS encoding nuclear transport factor 2 family protein, whose protein sequence is MSGSASWESHQVDQATAGEPDAARHRQLVAAFLAASRGGDFDALLTLLASDAVLRSDPTAAQSGASAARGAHAVARSFAGRAKAARPALIDGAPGLVWASAGRVRVVFAFTIADGKIAAIDILADPEHLERLDLQLLAG, encoded by the coding sequence TTGTCCGGCAGCGCGTCTTGGGAGAGCCACCAGGTCGACCAGGCCACCGCCGGCGAACCCGACGCCGCCCGCCACCGCCAGCTCGTCGCGGCCTTCCTGGCCGCCTCACGCGGCGGTGACTTCGACGCACTGCTCACGCTGCTGGCCTCCGATGCCGTGCTGCGCAGCGACCCCACGGCCGCCCAGTCGGGCGCGAGCGCAGCCCGCGGCGCCCACGCCGTGGCCCGCAGCTTCGCCGGACGCGCCAAGGCCGCGCGACCGGCTCTCATCGACGGCGCTCCCGGACTCGTCTGGGCCTCGGCCGGACGAGTCCGCGTCGTGTTCGCCTTCACCATCGCCGACGGGAAGATCGCCGCGATCGACATCCTCGCCGACCCCGAACACCTCGAACGGCTCGACCTGCAACTCCTGGCCGGCTGA
- a CDS encoding helix-turn-helix transcriptional regulator, whose translation MRVLRGSGIESASELPFAALQMLLRPLLDDLDTLPKPQAEALRGALGLTARTTEPDRFLIGLATLTLLAEHSPLLCLVDDAHWIDHASSQALLFAARRLDVEGVVLLFATRGSGGDVFAAAGLPDLMLAGLDRESALQVLAEHAPGLPGHVRDRIVAEAGGNPLALIELPGMDTDSLAAGPLPLPHRLQEAYQERITALPSDTRTLLLALAVEDLPAALQATGLPVDALAPAEREGLITVTGAGAAFRHPLVRAAAYQGAPFAERAAIHRALARAVGDDRRAWHLAAAATGPDEPVAAALEHAARQARRLSGHAEASAALERAARLTATAPDRARRLTAAAELAADSGRLDRARALIDQAVHLGGTSAERVRLRARIEFGHGSPEAAWRLLLDAAPDNEDLLVEAARVAWSVGDTAGLRAVKERLARDDGLAALIAGTIELLSGDPGAGLDLLRRHTADAPERRVGADGLRIGATSLALLSGDLRDARENLLRLSDGLRSGGAIGLLPGALAVLAESETLLGLTRQAASTAAEALRIAQDTGQHRHASHAGGLLAFLAALRGEEPSGEGDWAGRARAMLDLGRGRFEAALDRFEALACRPQGVYFTPDQVEAAVRSGRPERAPIARWESWAEASGRQWAQAVRHRCLALLADDPEEHFEQAVVCPDLPFQEARSRLLNGEWLRRSRRKNEARRQLRAALELFEQAGAVPWADHARTELRAAGESAASPSEDLLARLTSQELQIVRLAATGATNKEIGAQLFLSPKTVGHHLYRAFPKLGVSNRTELARLNLLTQMM comes from the coding sequence ATGAGGGTTCTGCGCGGGAGCGGCATCGAGAGCGCGTCAGAACTGCCGTTCGCGGCGCTCCAGATGCTCCTGAGGCCACTGCTCGACGACCTCGACACGCTGCCGAAGCCGCAGGCCGAAGCGCTGCGCGGCGCGCTGGGCCTGACGGCGCGGACCACGGAGCCGGATCGGTTCCTGATCGGCCTGGCCACCCTGACGCTGCTGGCCGAGCACAGCCCGCTGCTATGCCTGGTGGATGACGCGCATTGGATCGACCACGCCTCTTCGCAGGCGCTGCTGTTCGCCGCCCGGCGGCTGGACGTGGAAGGCGTCGTGCTGCTCTTCGCGACCCGGGGCAGCGGCGGCGACGTCTTCGCGGCTGCCGGTCTGCCGGACCTCATGCTGGCGGGCCTGGACCGGGAGTCGGCCCTTCAGGTGCTGGCCGAGCACGCCCCGGGCCTGCCAGGACACGTGCGGGATCGGATCGTGGCGGAAGCGGGCGGCAACCCGCTCGCGCTGATCGAGTTGCCGGGGATGGACACGGACTCCCTTGCCGCCGGACCGCTGCCGCTACCGCACCGGCTCCAAGAGGCCTACCAGGAACGAATCACCGCCCTTCCCTCGGACACCCGGACCCTGCTCCTCGCGCTGGCGGTCGAGGACCTGCCCGCCGCGCTCCAGGCCACTGGCCTGCCGGTCGACGCGCTCGCCCCGGCGGAGAGGGAGGGGCTGATCACCGTGACGGGCGCAGGCGCCGCCTTCCGGCATCCGCTGGTGCGGGCCGCCGCCTACCAGGGCGCGCCGTTCGCCGAACGTGCCGCCATACACCGTGCCCTGGCAAGGGCCGTGGGAGACGACCGGAGGGCCTGGCACCTGGCCGCGGCTGCCACCGGGCCGGACGAGCCGGTCGCGGCAGCTCTGGAGCATGCGGCCCGACAGGCCCGTAGGCTGTCCGGGCACGCCGAGGCGTCGGCCGCACTCGAACGCGCCGCCCGGCTCACCGCTACCGCGCCGGACCGCGCACGCAGGCTCACCGCGGCCGCCGAACTCGCAGCCGACTCAGGCCGGCTGGACCGTGCTCGTGCACTGATCGACCAGGCCGTTCATCTCGGCGGAACCTCCGCCGAGAGGGTTCGGCTCCGCGCGCGCATCGAGTTCGGGCACGGCTCACCGGAAGCGGCCTGGCGGCTGCTCCTCGACGCCGCACCGGACAACGAGGATCTACTCGTCGAGGCGGCGCGGGTCGCGTGGTCGGTCGGGGACACGGCGGGCCTGCGCGCCGTCAAGGAGCGGCTCGCCAGGGACGACGGACTCGCGGCACTGATCGCCGGCACCATCGAGCTCCTGTCCGGCGACCCCGGCGCGGGCCTCGATCTGCTCAGACGGCACACGGCCGACGCCCCTGAGCGGCGCGTTGGAGCGGACGGACTGCGGATCGGCGCCACCTCGCTGGCCCTGCTCTCCGGGGATCTGCGGGACGCCCGCGAGAATCTGCTGCGACTCTCCGACGGGCTTCGCTCCGGCGGCGCCATCGGCCTCCTTCCCGGCGCCCTGGCCGTGCTGGCTGAGAGCGAGACCTTGCTGGGTCTCACCAGGCAGGCCGCGAGCACCGCCGCCGAGGCGCTGCGCATCGCCCAGGACACCGGCCAGCACCGGCACGCCTCCCACGCCGGTGGCCTGCTGGCCTTCCTCGCCGCGCTCCGCGGCGAGGAGCCCAGCGGAGAAGGCGATTGGGCGGGCCGGGCACGCGCGATGCTCGACCTCGGCCGGGGCCGATTCGAGGCGGCGCTCGATCGGTTCGAGGCTCTGGCGTGCCGCCCGCAGGGCGTGTACTTCACGCCCGACCAGGTGGAGGCCGCGGTGAGGTCCGGCCGTCCGGAACGTGCCCCGATCGCACGATGGGAAAGCTGGGCTGAGGCATCGGGCCGGCAGTGGGCGCAAGCCGTGCGGCATCGCTGCCTCGCCCTGCTCGCCGATGACCCCGAGGAGCACTTCGAGCAGGCGGTGGTCTGCCCCGATCTTCCTTTTCAGGAGGCGAGAAGCCGGCTCCTGAACGGGGAATGGCTACGCAGATCCCGGCGGAAGAACGAGGCGCGGAGGCAGTTGCGGGCGGCGCTGGAGCTCTTCGAGCAGGCGGGAGCCGTCCCATGGGCCGATCACGCGCGCACCGAGCTACGAGCGGCGGGCGAGTCGGCCGCCTCCCCATCCGAGGACCTGCTGGCCCGGCTCACCTCGCAGGAGCTCCAGATCGTACGACTGGCGGCTACGGGCGCCACGAACAAGGAGATCGGAGCACAGCTGTTTCTCAGCCCCAAGACGGTCGGCCATCACCTCTACCGCGCGTTTCCCAAGCTCGGCGTCTCCAACCGAACGGAATTGGCTCGTCTCAACCTGCTCACCCAGATGATGTGA
- a CDS encoding DUF4158 domain-containing protein produces MAGGALSLGSLDEVHVDVRRSPGATLFSVVRNVLGGTSSGVPASWSRAVRGALPAGAAVVRPLLDDDWQLVADKTGATRLGFCLLLMFFELDARFPRHAGEIPKAAVEYVAGQVKVDPAVFADYQWSGSTIKYHRKQIREARRSRPARSARSSKARNASPGAPIPTPWARRRPQYFSAKPDTERTPAAVLPSPGMPSARDRKQRLFTTIKAARSAAAGQLSKEATPRRARHSPLPGAERLR; encoded by the coding sequence GTGGCCGGAGGCGCATTATCACTGGGTTCACTGGACGAGGTGCACGTCGACGTACGCCGCTCGCCCGGTGCGACGCTCTTCTCTGTGGTGCGGAACGTGCTCGGCGGCACCAGCAGTGGCGTCCCCGCCTCGTGGAGCCGCGCCGTGCGTGGCGCGCTGCCCGCCGGCGCGGCGGTCGTCCGCCCGCTGCTGGATGACGACTGGCAGTTGGTGGCCGACAAGACCGGCGCGACGCGGCTGGGCTTCTGCCTGTTGCTGATGTTCTTCGAGCTGGACGCGCGGTTCCCCCGGCACGCTGGTGAGATCCCCAAGGCCGCGGTGGAGTACGTGGCCGGGCAGGTCAAGGTCGATCCGGCTGTGTTCGCCGACTATCAGTGGTCGGGCAGCACGATCAAGTATCACCGCAAGCAGATCCGGGAGGCGCGCCGATCCAGGCCAGCCAGATCCGCAAGATCCTCAAAGGCAAGGAACGCGTCGCCGGGCGCACCTATACCTACCCCCTGGGCGAGGCGGCGGCCGCAGTACTTCTCCGCAAAGCCAGACACGGAACGGACGCCCGCCGCGGTTCTCCCAAGCCCAGGGATGCCCTCAGCCCGTGATCGAAAGCAACGTCTCTTCACGACCATCAAGGCGGCCCGCTCCGCGGCCGCGGGGCAGTTGTCGAAAGAAGCCACGCCCAGGCGGGCTCGCCATTCCCCCCTGCCCGGGGCTGAGCGCCTGCGGTGA
- a CDS encoding VOC family protein produces MTVGIFAGIPVRDCKSAVEWYTRLLGKDPAFWPNDVEAVWQLAEDRYVYVVEDAARAGGGVGMIWVDDPVSEVDRIAARGLQPVDKEQHGNVCKWIFHDADGNEMGIGGETAPAP; encoded by the coding sequence GTGACAGTGGGGATCTTCGCGGGCATCCCTGTCCGCGACTGTAAGAGCGCCGTGGAGTGGTACACCAGGCTCCTTGGTAAGGATCCGGCGTTCTGGCCCAACGACGTCGAAGCGGTGTGGCAGCTGGCCGAGGACCGGTACGTGTACGTCGTCGAGGACGCCGCTCGCGCCGGAGGCGGCGTTGGCATGATCTGGGTGGACGATCCGGTGTCCGAGGTGGACCGGATCGCAGCCCGCGGGCTGCAGCCGGTGGACAAGGAGCAGCACGGCAACGTCTGCAAGTGGATCTTCCATGACGCCGACGGCAACGAGATGGGCATAGGTGGCGAGACTGCGCCTGCGCCCTGA
- a CDS encoding YciI family protein has product MAKYLLLKHYRGAPASVNDVPMDQWTPEELSAHVRYMQDFAARLEGTGELVDCQALSPEGTFVRYDGEGRPPVTDGPFAETKDVIAGWMVIDVETYERALELAGELSAAPGAGGKPIHEWLEVRPFLTAHSTITE; this is encoded by the coding sequence ATGGCCAAGTACCTGCTGCTCAAGCACTACCGGGGCGCGCCGGCATCGGTCAACGACGTGCCGATGGACCAGTGGACGCCGGAGGAGCTCTCGGCCCACGTGCGGTACATGCAGGACTTCGCCGCTCGGCTGGAGGGCACCGGCGAGCTCGTCGACTGTCAGGCGCTCTCCCCGGAGGGCACGTTCGTCCGCTACGACGGCGAGGGGCGACCGCCGGTCACCGACGGCCCGTTCGCGGAGACCAAGGACGTCATCGCCGGCTGGATGGTGATCGACGTCGAGACCTACGAGCGGGCGCTGGAGCTGGCCGGTGAGTTGTCCGCGGCTCCGGGTGCGGGTGGCAAGCCGATCCACGAGTGGCTCGAGGTACGCCCGTTCCTGACCGCGCACTCGACCATCACGGAGTGA
- a CDS encoding RNA polymerase sigma factor — protein MDEALLRTLTPTVISILVRRGADFAAAEDAVQDALVEAVRGWPDDPPRDPKGWLVTVAWRKFLDAARADASRRHREVRVEGERIPGPGEVGDDTLQLYFLCAHPSLPPASAIALTLRAVGGLTTRQIAQAYLVPETTMAQRISRAKRTVSGVRFNQPGDVATVLRVLYLVFNEGYSGDVDLAGEAIRLTRRLAVTTNHEEVAGLLALMLLHHARRPARTGPDGRLVPLAEQDRSLWNTRLIAEGVDVLQAALTRDRLGEFQAQAAIAALHADARTAEETDWVQIVEWYDELVRLTDSPVARLNRAVAVGEADGPRAGLAALAQLDPALPRHAAVAAYLHERDGDPMTAARLYAEAARSAPSLPERDHLMRQAARLNAKLRS, from the coding sequence GTGGACGAGGCCCTGCTGCGGACCCTCACCCCCACCGTGATCAGCATCCTCGTCCGTCGCGGAGCCGACTTCGCGGCGGCCGAGGATGCCGTACAGGACGCCCTGGTCGAGGCCGTGCGCGGGTGGCCGGACGACCCGCCGCGGGACCCCAAGGGCTGGCTGGTCACCGTGGCCTGGCGTAAGTTCCTCGACGCCGCCCGAGCCGATGCCTCCCGGCGGCACCGCGAGGTACGCGTCGAGGGCGAGCGCATACCCGGTCCGGGCGAGGTGGGGGACGACACGCTCCAGCTGTACTTCCTGTGCGCGCACCCGTCCCTGCCACCGGCTTCGGCCATCGCGCTCACACTGCGCGCGGTCGGCGGCCTGACCACGCGTCAGATCGCGCAGGCCTACCTCGTGCCGGAGACGACCATGGCCCAGCGGATCAGCAGGGCCAAGCGGACCGTCTCGGGCGTCCGGTTCAACCAGCCCGGTGACGTGGCCACGGTGCTGCGGGTGCTCTATCTGGTCTTCAACGAGGGCTACTCCGGCGACGTCGACCTCGCCGGCGAGGCGATCCGGCTCACTCGCCGGCTGGCGGTCACGACCAATCATGAGGAGGTCGCGGGCCTGCTCGCGCTCATGCTGCTTCACCACGCACGGCGCCCGGCACGGACCGGCCCCGACGGCAGGCTCGTGCCTCTTGCCGAGCAGGACCGCAGCCTGTGGAACACCCGCCTGATCGCCGAGGGCGTCGACGTGCTCCAGGCAGCCCTCACCCGCGACCGCCTGGGCGAGTTCCAGGCCCAAGCCGCCATCGCCGCGCTCCACGCCGACGCCCGGACGGCCGAGGAGACCGACTGGGTGCAGATCGTCGAGTGGTACGACGAGCTGGTGCGCCTCACCGACAGCCCGGTGGCCCGCCTCAACAGGGCCGTCGCGGTCGGCGAGGCCGACGGCCCGCGGGCCGGCCTGGCCGCCCTGGCGCAGCTCGACCCCGCCCTGCCCCGCCACGCCGCCGTCGCGGCGTACCTGCACGAGCGTGACGGTGACCCAATGACCGCAGCACGGCTCTACGCCGAAGCCGCCCGATCGGCGCCCAGCCTCCCCGAACGCGACCACCTCATGCGGCAGGCCGCACGGCTCAACGCGAAGCTGCGCAGTTGA
- a CDS encoding VOC family protein has translation MTSQLVALCFDANDPLRLARFWAGVLGWEMADDPHDGITLLPSDDTGFRIRCLPSQEKKTGPNQMHFDLTSTSLEDQQQTVARSLELGARHIDIGQRPEEGHVVLADPEGNEFCVIGPGNKFLADCGFIGALASDGSQEVGYFWSEALGWPLVWDQDQETAIRSPHGGPKITWGGPPVAPKTGKNRLHFDLAPPAHGDQQAEVDRLISLGATRIDIGQGEVSQVVMADPDGNEFCVLTPR, from the coding sequence ATGACGTCTCAGCTCGTCGCGCTCTGCTTCGATGCGAACGACCCTCTCCGTCTCGCGCGTTTCTGGGCCGGAGTCCTGGGCTGGGAGATGGCCGACGACCCCCACGATGGCATCACGCTCCTACCCAGCGATGACACCGGGTTCCGGATCCGATGTCTTCCGTCCCAGGAGAAGAAGACCGGCCCGAACCAGATGCACTTCGATCTGACGAGCACGTCCCTCGAGGACCAGCAGCAGACGGTGGCGAGGTCGCTCGAACTCGGTGCGCGGCACATCGACATCGGGCAACGCCCCGAGGAGGGTCATGTGGTGCTCGCCGACCCCGAAGGCAATGAGTTCTGCGTCATCGGGCCGGGCAACAAGTTCCTCGCTGACTGCGGATTCATCGGAGCACTTGCGTCCGACGGCTCGCAGGAGGTCGGTTACTTCTGGAGCGAAGCGCTGGGCTGGCCGTTGGTCTGGGACCAGGACCAGGAGACCGCGATCCGGTCGCCGCACGGCGGCCCGAAGATCACGTGGGGCGGTCCGCCAGTGGCGCCGAAGACCGGGAAGAACAGACTGCACTTCGACCTTGCTCCGCCTGCGCACGGTGATCAGCAAGCGGAGGTCGACCGTCTCATCTCTCTCGGAGCGACTCGAATCGACATCGGCCAGGGCGAGGTCAGTCAGGTCGTGATGGCCGATCCCGATGGCAATGAGTTCTGTGTGCTGACCCCCCGATAG
- a CDS encoding MmyB family transcriptional regulator, whose amino-acid sequence MAFDAPQEPTRRPSLSRMFFLDPLTRDLHRNWDELARVHVAYLRLTAGRFPTGARLAELTGHRAGLHPKALRGLHGFHWTDPIPAAPQGEPPTSPRQARHEPDQPGERSHCPNSRRHTPGLPLKGIGMRCVRKGRLRGA is encoded by the coding sequence ATCGCATTCGACGCACCACAGGAGCCAACGCGCCGCCCGTCCCTCTCCCGGATGTTCTTCCTTGATCCGCTCACCCGCGACCTGCACCGTAACTGGGACGAGCTCGCCCGGGTCCACGTCGCCTACCTCCGACTCACCGCGGGTCGATTCCCCACGGGCGCACGCCTGGCGGAATTGACGGGACACCGAGCCGGACTTCATCCGAAGGCATTGAGGGGACTGCACGGTTTTCACTGGACAGACCCGATTCCGGCTGCCCCCCAAGGTGAGCCACCCACCTCCCCACGACAGGCCCGGCATGAACCGGATCAGCCAGGTGAACGTAGCCACTGCCCCAACTCCAGGCGACACACCCCGGGTCTCCCTCTGAAAGGGATCGGGATGCGGTGTGTACGAAAGGGGCGACTACGGGGTGCATGA
- a CDS encoding PASTA domain-containing protein, whose translation MTEIVALAHCYGTITSTVALRREDGHDRRVMSDHARERRMVGIRPLVLGLLTVPVFGLAACSGGGEDNASTEASRGSGAGSQRPSPALPSFKGKTYDAVSGELRRSWPAYTTAYRALPDGHLFDGESYSGTWIVCTQVEDSQARKVEFGFLPPQVPCPPDGRVTTWPVVPNFVGTTGNEAKQAALQFGFPLVSSQPLVTEGYDDSSHLERTVCTQDPPAGQSMRLHYGTTLDLRVADSKGSCTP comes from the coding sequence GTGACCGAAATCGTCGCCCTCGCACACTGCTACGGAACGATCACCAGCACGGTTGCCCTGCGGCGCGAAGACGGCCATGATCGTCGCGTCATGTCCGATCACGCTCGGGAGCGGCGAATGGTGGGGATCAGGCCCCTTGTTCTCGGTCTGTTGACGGTGCCCGTGTTCGGCCTGGCGGCCTGCTCGGGCGGGGGCGAGGACAACGCCTCCACCGAGGCGAGCCGGGGGAGCGGCGCAGGATCGCAACGTCCGTCACCTGCGTTGCCCTCCTTCAAAGGAAAGACCTACGACGCCGTCAGCGGCGAGCTGAGGCGCTCCTGGCCCGCCTACACCACCGCGTACAGGGCCCTGCCCGACGGTCATCTGTTCGACGGTGAGTCCTACTCCGGTACCTGGATCGTCTGCACGCAGGTCGAGGACTCTCAGGCGAGGAAGGTGGAGTTCGGTTTCCTGCCCCCGCAGGTGCCCTGCCCGCCCGACGGCCGCGTCACCACGTGGCCCGTCGTGCCGAACTTCGTCGGCACGACCGGCAATGAGGCGAAACAGGCCGCCTTGCAGTTTGGCTTCCCGCTCGTCAGCAGCCAGCCCCTCGTGACCGAGGGATACGACGACAGTTCCCACCTCGAACGCACCGTCTGCACCCAGGACCCACCCGCCGGCCAGAGCATGCGCCTGCACTACGGCACGACGCTGGACCTGCGGGTCGCCGACAGCAAGGGGTCATGCACCCCGTAG